In Rahnella sikkimica, the following are encoded in one genomic region:
- a CDS encoding fasciclin domain-containing protein yields the protein MKTLLRTAICASILLSTASMAAMMSQDTTMVGGAEMYPSKNIVENALNSKDHTTLVAAVKAAGLVDTLQTKGPFTVFAPTNAAFAKLPAGTVENLVKPENKATLTSILTYHVVAGKYEMKDLEKLLKKGNGTAELKTVNGEPLWILNNGPHNIQLKDGKGNIANISTYDVQQKNGVIDVIDTVLLPK from the coding sequence ATGAAAACATTACTCCGTACCGCTATCTGCGCTTCTATCCTGCTGAGCACTGCGTCAATGGCTGCAATGATGTCTCAAGACACCACCATGGTCGGTGGCGCTGAAATGTATCCGTCTAAAAATATCGTAGAAAATGCCCTGAATTCCAAAGATCACACCACGCTGGTTGCCGCAGTAAAAGCTGCCGGTCTGGTGGATACCCTGCAAACCAAAGGCCCGTTCACCGTGTTCGCACCGACTAACGCCGCGTTTGCCAAATTGCCTGCCGGCACTGTGGAAAATCTGGTGAAACCGGAAAACAAAGCCACCCTGACCAGCATCCTCACGTATCACGTGGTTGCAGGTAAATATGAAATGAAAGATCTCGAAAAACTGCTGAAAAAAGGCAACGGCACCGCAGAACTGAAAACCGTGAACGGCGAACCCCTGTGGATCCTGAATAACGGCCCGCACAATATTCAGCTGAAAGATGGCAAAGGGAATATCGCCAATATCAGCACTTATGACGTCCAGCAGAAGAACGGTGTGATCGACGTCATTGATACTGTGCTGTTGCCTAAATAA
- a CDS encoding anti-sigma factor: MKSRSHYQAALAAEYALGTLRGAARIQFEQKMRTDPALAAEVARWQEAFTQLDNQIIPVIPPASVWKRIQHNLALQPEKRPAPPKRPVRGYIGWALAAGLAALLLIPHLLVQPAAPTPVAILGSSAGPQNGQWVVSVDMSTRSLLLTPLSAPDLAADRSLELWAIPPGGKPRSLGLLNTQQPTQLTLAAKMPDPGYTLAISLEPHGGSPTGQPTGAVLYSGTLAL; this comes from the coding sequence ATGAAAAGCAGAAGCCATTATCAGGCTGCCCTCGCAGCCGAATATGCACTCGGCACCTTGCGCGGCGCGGCGCGGATACAGTTCGAGCAGAAAATGCGCACTGACCCGGCGTTAGCGGCAGAAGTGGCCCGCTGGCAGGAGGCGTTCACGCAGCTCGATAACCAGATTATCCCGGTGATCCCCCCTGCTTCAGTCTGGAAACGGATCCAGCACAATCTGGCCTTACAACCCGAGAAACGCCCTGCGCCACCCAAAAGGCCGGTACGCGGTTATATCGGCTGGGCGCTGGCCGCCGGGCTGGCGGCATTATTGCTGATCCCTCACCTTCTGGTGCAACCCGCCGCGCCGACGCCGGTCGCCATTCTGGGCAGCAGCGCGGGACCACAAAACGGGCAATGGGTGGTCAGCGTGGATATGAGTACCCGCAGTTTATTGCTGACACCGCTCAGCGCGCCTGATCTGGCCGCAGACCGCAGCCTGGAACTGTGGGCCATTCCACCAGGCGGCAAACCGCGTTCACTCGGATTACTGAATACCCAGCAACCGACACAGTTAACGCTGGCCGCAAAAATGCCAGACCCCGGTTATACGCTGGCGATCAGCCTCGAACCTCATGGCGGTTCTCCCACCGGACAACCTACCGGCGCGGTGCTTTACAGCGGGACACTGGCGCTGTAA
- a CDS encoding sigma-70 family RNA polymerase sigma factor, whose product MHDNLVSKPTPEKALEVQRELMSAMAVGDRQAFEQLYRLTSPRLFAVALRMLRRHAWAEEVLHDSYITAWNRAASYNPALSSPMTWLTHIVRNRAIDWMRGSDNQLDALDDDVIHSDASDDDEPLQRLQQDSDAKILAACLAHLPAEQRQSLILAYYQGLSHGEVSSHLQQPLGTIKSWIRRALDHLKSCVGL is encoded by the coding sequence ATGCATGACAATTTAGTCAGTAAGCCAACACCAGAGAAAGCGCTTGAAGTACAGCGCGAGTTAATGAGCGCCATGGCCGTTGGCGATCGTCAGGCATTTGAGCAGTTATACCGACTGACGTCCCCCCGGTTGTTCGCCGTTGCATTACGCATGTTGCGGCGACACGCCTGGGCAGAAGAAGTTTTGCATGACAGCTATATCACCGCGTGGAACCGCGCCGCGTCTTACAACCCGGCGCTCAGTTCCCCGATGACCTGGCTTACACACATTGTCCGCAACCGCGCTATCGACTGGATGCGCGGAAGCGACAACCAATTGGATGCGCTGGATGACGATGTCATACACAGCGATGCCAGCGACGATGATGAACCCTTGCAACGGCTGCAACAGGACAGCGATGCCAAAATACTGGCGGCCTGCCTGGCGCACCTTCCCGCAGAACAACGACAGAGCCTGATCCTTGCCTATTATCAGGGGCTGTCTCACGGCGAGGTTTCCTCACATTTACAACAACCCCTGGGGACGATAAAAAGCTGGATCCGTCGTGCCCTGGATCACCTTAAGAGCTGCGTCGGACTATGA
- a CDS encoding DUF1493 family protein, translating to MVDDIEQRIYALVRPFNGVYLFNNKKRQEVFTPETDLDTDLKLDIGEAEDLMDKYFSEFNVQRDNFAIEKYYPYEPISWNPFKKPIPISVPDFTIGMLIESAKAGRWLYD from the coding sequence ATGGTAGATGATATTGAACAACGTATATACGCGCTGGTCAGGCCTTTTAACGGCGTTTATCTTTTCAATAATAAAAAGAGGCAGGAAGTTTTTACACCAGAGACGGATCTGGACACAGATTTGAAGTTAGATATCGGCGAAGCTGAGGATTTAATGGATAAGTATTTTTCTGAATTTAACGTACAGAGAGATAACTTTGCTATTGAAAAATATTATCCGTATGAACCTATTTCATGGAATCCATTTAAAAAGCCAATACCAATATCCGTGCCCGATTTCACTATCGGAATGTTAATAGAATCGGCCAAAGCGGGCCGCTGGTTGTACGATTAA
- a CDS encoding STM2901 family protein — protein sequence MDTFEELKGTYFYAGKSNLTAGELLFMIFCENTVDQFGLGIADFGAVVALYSGMNNLKTRTKPKGAKEGTSRASKSVRRIFKTAKFPFGITLPTWVGGYTPWTVERRMVAKISTFIGRTIPVVGEVILLVDISEITYRTVRDYNMITRGEDKLW from the coding sequence ATGGATACGTTTGAAGAGCTAAAAGGAACCTACTTCTATGCAGGGAAATCCAACCTGACTGCCGGTGAACTCCTGTTTATGATTTTTTGTGAGAACACGGTAGATCAATTTGGTTTGGGCATCGCAGATTTTGGTGCGGTCGTAGCGCTATACAGTGGAATGAATAACCTGAAAACCCGGACAAAGCCTAAAGGAGCAAAGGAAGGAACATCCCGTGCGTCGAAATCGGTAAGGAGGATATTCAAAACGGCTAAGTTTCCTTTTGGCATAACACTGCCTACCTGGGTCGGTGGATATACACCCTGGACGGTAGAAAGAAGAATGGTTGCAAAAATAAGTACCTTTATCGGCCGAACAATTCCCGTTGTTGGTGAGGTCATTCTTCTCGTTGATATCAGTGAAATAACCTATCGTACAGTACGGGACTACAACATGATTACGCGGGGTGAAGATAAGCTATGGTAG
- the eptB gene encoding kdo(2)-lipid A phosphoethanolamine 7''-transferase, with amino-acid sequence MHKIRSLSLQSISVFIALYLGILLNLPIFFRRFYQLHYDNVLSITVEMVACFALVYFLCMLLSYTGKTVFRVLMTAIVISSAAASYYMILFNVDIGYGILAAALASDSIDLSKESIGTHFVAWTVLVSLIPVLLLWLSTMPGAAFRQTTFKKVAVKTGLLVISGLLCYMPLRLMGKVQDRHDKENNRMMASYGGVVAGTYSPSNWLSALGLYSYSSYSQAEDTKNLYDPSKHFTYTAPADAKDMYVVFIIGESARRDHMGVYGYDRDNTPNLDKEKNLVALQGYSCDTATKLSLRCMFVREGGASEAPQRTLKEMNVFSVLKSNGWSSELYSMQSEAWFYNKTRADDYSLRENIASEKRNAGKPVDDMLLVDEMKDSMANHPQGKHLIILHTKGSHYLYSDRYPRSFAKYQPECMGIDDSCSTQEMINAYDNTLLYTDYFLSQVFDQLRDKNAIVFYASDHGESISKSMHFHGTPREHAPAEQRTVPIMVWASDKFLSNDQNKAGFEQLQKMAAEKKPAFHEKLYDTILGCIGYTSPNGGIVEQHNWCHTPEPSSPAK; translated from the coding sequence ATGCATAAAATACGTTCACTTTCGCTGCAAAGCATTTCTGTTTTCATTGCACTCTATCTTGGGATCTTGTTAAACCTTCCGATTTTCTTCCGCCGTTTTTACCAGTTGCATTACGACAATGTGTTGTCGATAACGGTCGAAATGGTGGCGTGTTTTGCCCTGGTTTACTTCCTTTGTATGCTGCTCTCCTATACCGGCAAAACGGTTTTCCGTGTGCTGATGACGGCTATTGTGATCTCCTCCGCGGCGGCCAGCTATTACATGATCCTGTTCAATGTCGATATCGGCTACGGGATTTTGGCGGCGGCGCTGGCTTCTGATTCTATTGATTTATCAAAAGAATCCATCGGCACGCATTTTGTGGCCTGGACCGTGCTGGTCAGCCTGATCCCGGTTCTGTTGCTGTGGCTCAGCACGATGCCGGGCGCAGCGTTCAGGCAAACTACCTTCAAAAAAGTGGCGGTAAAAACCGGTCTGCTGGTGATTTCCGGCCTGCTTTGCTATATGCCGCTTCGCCTGATGGGGAAAGTGCAGGATCGCCATGACAAAGAGAACAACCGCATGATGGCGAGTTACGGCGGCGTGGTGGCGGGCACTTACTCTCCGTCCAACTGGCTGTCGGCGCTGGGGCTGTACTCTTACAGCAGCTACAGTCAGGCGGAAGACACCAAAAATCTTTATGACCCGTCGAAACATTTCACTTATACCGCGCCGGCAGATGCCAAAGATATGTACGTGGTATTCATCATCGGCGAGAGTGCGCGTCGCGATCACATGGGCGTTTACGGTTATGATCGCGACAACACACCAAACCTCGATAAAGAGAAAAATCTGGTCGCGCTTCAGGGCTATTCCTGTGATACCGCCACCAAGCTTTCCCTGCGTTGTATGTTTGTGCGTGAAGGTGGCGCTTCCGAAGCGCCGCAGCGCACATTAAAAGAGATGAATGTCTTCTCCGTGCTGAAAAGCAACGGCTGGAGTTCTGAGTTGTATTCCATGCAAAGTGAAGCCTGGTTCTACAACAAAACCCGCGCCGATGATTATTCCTTGCGTGAAAATATCGCCTCTGAAAAACGTAATGCAGGCAAGCCGGTGGATGACATGTTGCTGGTCGATGAAATGAAAGACTCGATGGCCAATCATCCGCAGGGCAAGCACCTGATTATTCTGCATACCAAGGGATCGCATTACCTGTATTCAGACCGTTATCCGCGCTCATTTGCCAAATATCAGCCGGAATGTATGGGCATCGATGACTCCTGTTCAACGCAGGAGATGATCAACGCTTACGACAATACGCTGCTGTATACCGACTACTTCCTGTCGCAGGTGTTTGATCAGCTGCGCGATAAAAACGCCATTGTTTTCTACGCCTCCGATCACGGCGAGTCCATTTCCAAAAGCATGCATTTCCACGGTACACCGCGTGAGCATGCGCCAGCCGAGCAACGTACTGTGCCGATCATGGTCTGGGCATCAGACAAATTCCTGTCAAACGACCAGAACAAAGCAGGTTTCGAACAGCTGCAAAAAATGGCGGCTGAAAAGAAACCGGCATTCCATGAAAAACTGTACGACACCATTCTGGGCTGTATCGGCTACACCTCGCCAAACGGCGGGATCGTAGAGCAGCACAACTGGTGCCATACGCCTGAACCGTCATCACCGGCGAAGTAA
- a CDS encoding cytochrome b/b6 domain-containing protein, whose protein sequence is MKPQPSSVRKRRIHSWPVRISHWINLLAMIGMVMSGWGIYNADPLFTFTFPQSTTLGGWLGGNIAWHLAVMWLLAANALFYLLWGVFSGHFKRDFFPFTPRTVWRDTVRALTFHLPHKLGQYNAVQKLMYSGVLVLGLLLVLSGLSIWKPVQFSGLVWLFGGFDIARYVHFFAMSGVMLFVVIHVLMVLLVPKTFVAMITGGKAMNKEESADE, encoded by the coding sequence GTGAAACCTCAGCCCTCTTCAGTTCGAAAACGCAGGATCCATTCCTGGCCGGTGCGCATCAGCCACTGGATTAATCTTCTGGCAATGATCGGCATGGTGATGAGCGGCTGGGGGATTTATAACGCGGATCCCCTGTTCACCTTTACGTTCCCGCAAAGTACCACCCTCGGCGGCTGGCTGGGCGGCAACATCGCCTGGCATCTCGCTGTGATGTGGTTGCTGGCGGCTAACGCCCTATTTTATCTGTTGTGGGGCGTTTTCAGCGGCCACTTCAAACGGGACTTTTTCCCGTTTACTCCCCGCACGGTCTGGCGCGATACCGTTCGCGCCCTGACCTTTCATCTGCCGCATAAACTGGGCCAGTACAACGCCGTGCAAAAACTGATGTACAGCGGCGTTCTGGTGCTCGGCCTTCTGCTGGTGTTGTCCGGTTTATCCATCTGGAAACCGGTGCAGTTCAGCGGGCTGGTGTGGCTTTTCGGCGGGTTTGATATTGCCCGTTATGTACACTTTTTTGCGATGAGTGGCGTGATGCTGTTTGTGGTCATTCATGTCCTGATGGTGTTGCTGGTGCCGAAAACATTTGTGGCGATGATTACCGGCGGCAAGGCAATGAATAAAGAGGAAAGCGCCGATGAGTGA
- a CDS encoding heavy metal sensor histidine kinase: MKKTARPSASKRAMSLTLRATLLFALIASLVVSAVGFYLYYSIDKELVRRADYQVSGRVQYFRHLLANEFPLSQLSRNPGLFENMLGNERDILTFRLEGQPPLINVNPSQLNLPPVTPVPDGQPLTLETVHHLMAPDGTPVRFARADVRIEDGRTVEITGAHFMTEESRLLETFRWEIMGAVLFAYLLIAALGYVVIRRGLKPLRNMALEATQIHPSSLSTRLSTENAPQELQQLIYSFNDMLERLAEGYQRLTQFSADLAHEIRTPVGALMGHCQVALYQPRSVEEYETLLANNMEELERISRMVENILFLARATNARSVLTITGIDVSSEITRIQEYFEGLAEEREMVLVGEGQGVLYADAILFQRAISNLVANAVRYGHEGSTITISAQPQGKGMEIHVISQGNLIPPEKLGKLFDRFYRADASRSEGGSSSGLGLSIVQAIMALHQGSVRVTSSAQGETIFTLSFPEPVSDPDHRLS; encoded by the coding sequence ATGAAAAAAACTGCCCGCCCGTCCGCCTCAAAAAGGGCGATGTCACTGACCTTACGGGCCACATTGCTGTTTGCACTGATTGCCTCGCTGGTGGTCAGCGCCGTCGGTTTTTATCTCTATTATTCGATAGATAAAGAACTGGTGCGCCGCGCGGATTATCAGGTCAGCGGGCGGGTGCAGTATTTCCGTCATCTGCTGGCGAATGAATTTCCGTTATCGCAACTGAGCCGCAATCCCGGTTTGTTTGAAAATATGCTTGGCAACGAACGCGATATTCTGACTTTTCGTCTTGAAGGCCAGCCGCCGCTGATTAACGTCAATCCTTCGCAACTGAACTTACCGCCGGTTACGCCGGTGCCCGACGGCCAGCCGCTCACTTTGGAAACCGTGCATCACCTGATGGCACCGGACGGTACGCCGGTGCGCTTTGCCCGCGCAGATGTGCGGATCGAGGATGGCAGAACGGTCGAAATTACCGGTGCGCACTTCATGACGGAGGAGTCACGCCTGCTGGAAACCTTCCGCTGGGAAATCATGGGTGCCGTGCTGTTCGCCTATTTGCTGATTGCCGCACTGGGCTATGTCGTGATCCGAAGAGGGTTAAAGCCTTTACGCAACATGGCGCTGGAGGCCACGCAAATTCATCCGTCCAGCCTGTCTACCCGTCTGAGCACGGAAAACGCGCCCCAGGAATTGCAGCAACTTATCTATTCTTTCAACGACATGCTGGAAAGACTGGCGGAAGGGTATCAGCGCCTTACGCAGTTTTCAGCCGATCTGGCGCATGAAATCCGCACACCGGTGGGTGCGCTGATGGGGCACTGTCAGGTGGCGTTGTACCAGCCGCGCTCAGTCGAAGAGTACGAAACGCTGCTGGCGAACAATATGGAAGAGCTGGAACGCATTTCCCGCATGGTGGAAAACATCCTGTTTCTTGCCCGCGCGACCAATGCGCGGTCTGTTTTAACCATCACCGGTATTGATGTTTCCTCTGAAATTACCCGCATTCAGGAATATTTCGAAGGGCTGGCGGAAGAAAGGGAAATGGTACTGGTCGGTGAAGGGCAGGGGGTGTTGTACGCGGATGCCATTTTGTTTCAGCGCGCGATCAGCAATCTTGTCGCCAACGCCGTGCGTTACGGGCATGAAGGCAGCACCATCACAATCAGCGCCCAGCCGCAGGGGAAAGGCATGGAGATTCATGTGATCAGCCAGGGCAATCTTATCCCGCCGGAAAAACTGGGCAAACTGTTCGACCGTTTCTATCGTGCCGACGCATCGCGCAGCGAAGGCGGCAGTTCCAGCGGCCTCGGGTTATCTATCGTTCAGGCGATTATGGCGCTGCATCAGGGGAGTGTCCGGGTAACAAGTTCTGCGCAAGGCGAGACGATATTTACGCTGTCATTCCCGGAGCCAGTATCTGATCCGGATCACAGGCTTTCTTAA
- the rhtA gene encoding threonine/homoserine exporter RhtA has protein sequence MTQSEHNQPQEKQIALHDAATQNNGPPLPALPRKSSPLVAILLLLVAMLSLQGGASLAKTLFPIVGPQGVTALRLGIGSILLLLYFRPWRLKMRGGNFRSLLMYGLALGCMNYSFYLALRTVPLGIAVALEFTGPLAVAMFSSRRPVDFIWVVLAVVGLLFLLPLGQSAGGVDLKGACFALIAGACWAVYILAGQKAGSSYGPGTAAMGSLIAALIFFPIGAIQAHTSIFSWEILPLGLLIALLTSAIPYSLEMMALTKLPAKTFGTLMSMEPAMAALSGIIFLGEFLTASQWLGLAAIIAASAGSTLTLQRKAKLETVDIPGNNPSGK, from the coding sequence ATGACACAGTCAGAACACAATCAGCCGCAGGAAAAGCAGATCGCTCTGCACGATGCGGCGACGCAAAATAATGGCCCGCCGCTTCCTGCCTTACCCCGGAAATCTTCGCCGCTGGTCGCCATCCTGTTATTACTTGTCGCGATGCTCTCATTACAGGGCGGTGCGTCGCTGGCTAAAACGCTGTTTCCGATTGTCGGCCCGCAGGGTGTGACCGCGCTGCGTCTGGGCATCGGCTCTATTTTGTTACTTCTCTATTTCCGACCGTGGCGGCTGAAAATGCGTGGCGGTAATTTCCGCTCGCTGCTGATGTACGGCCTCGCCCTCGGTTGCATGAACTACAGCTTTTATCTGGCGCTGCGCACTGTACCGTTAGGCATTGCCGTTGCACTGGAATTCACCGGGCCACTTGCCGTGGCGATGTTTTCCTCGCGCCGCCCGGTCGATTTCATCTGGGTCGTGCTGGCCGTTGTCGGTTTATTGTTCCTGCTGCCGCTCGGGCAAAGCGCGGGGGGTGTGGATCTTAAAGGTGCCTGTTTTGCGCTGATCGCCGGTGCGTGCTGGGCCGTGTATATCCTTGCTGGTCAGAAAGCGGGCAGCAGCTATGGCCCCGGCACAGCGGCAATGGGTTCTCTGATTGCTGCGCTGATTTTCTTCCCGATTGGCGCAATCCAGGCGCATACCTCTATTTTCAGCTGGGAGATTTTGCCGTTAGGTCTGCTGATCGCCCTGCTGACATCCGCTATTCCGTATTCGCTGGAAATGATGGCGCTGACCAAACTTCCGGCGAAAACGTTCGGCACGCTGATGAGCATGGAACCCGCCATGGCGGCGCTTTCCGGGATTATTTTCCTGGGCGAGTTCCTGACGGCCTCGCAGTGGCTGGGGCTGGCGGCGATTATTGCCGCTTCCGCCGGTTCTACGCTGACGCTGCAACGTAAAGCTAAACTAGAAACGGTCGATATTCCGGGCAATAATCCTTCCGGGAAGTAA
- a CDS encoding heavy metal response regulator transcription factor → MRILVIEDDVSTGDYLKKGLTEAGYSVDLARNGADGLFLALEAGYDTVILDVMLPGLDGWQVMEVLRKKSDVPVLFLTARDEVQDRIHGLELGADDYLIKPFSFTELVLRIRTLLRRPTAREPDTFSVADLNLDVLRRRVSRQDQTIALTNKEFMLLELLMRREGEVLSRTMIASQVWDMNFDSDTNVVDVAVKRLRAKVDRAFDVKLIHTVRGIGYVCEVRND, encoded by the coding sequence ATGCGGATACTGGTAATAGAAGATGATGTCAGCACAGGCGACTACCTGAAAAAAGGGCTGACGGAAGCGGGTTACAGCGTGGATCTGGCGCGTAACGGCGCAGATGGCTTGTTTCTGGCGCTGGAAGCAGGCTATGACACTGTGATCCTCGACGTCATGCTGCCCGGCCTTGATGGCTGGCAGGTGATGGAAGTGCTGCGTAAAAAGAGTGATGTGCCGGTGCTGTTTCTGACGGCGCGTGACGAAGTGCAGGATCGCATTCACGGGCTGGAACTTGGCGCTGATGATTATCTGATTAAACCGTTTTCATTCACCGAACTGGTGCTGCGCATCCGCACTTTACTGCGCCGCCCGACGGCGCGCGAGCCGGATACGTTTTCTGTCGCCGATCTGAATCTGGATGTGCTGCGCCGCCGCGTCAGCCGTCAGGATCAAACCATCGCGCTGACCAATAAAGAGTTCATGTTGCTGGAGCTGCTGATGCGCCGCGAAGGCGAAGTGCTCTCGCGCACTATGATCGCCTCACAGGTCTGGGACATGAATTTTGACAGTGATACCAACGTCGTGGATGTGGCGGTTAAACGCCTGCGCGCCAAGGTGGATCGCGCCTTTGACGTGAAACTGATCCATACCGTGCGTGGCATTGGCTACGTGTGTGAAGTGCGCAATGACTAA
- a CDS encoding Hcp family type VI secretion system effector, producing MAVPVHLWLKDDGGAAIRGSSDVRGREGSIELRGIHHNLSIPTDGTTGKLTGTRQHAPFQFEKEIDSASPYLYKAVATGQTLKSAEIRWYCISDAGQEVEYFNILLEEVKVISISPVMHDTRECTGTGHMESVALRYEKITWKYRDGNIQFTDAWNERATA from the coding sequence ATGGCTGTACCTGTTCACTTATGGCTTAAAGATGATGGCGGCGCGGCAATCCGTGGTTCCTCCGATGTCAGGGGGCGTGAAGGCAGCATAGAATTAAGAGGAATTCATCACAACCTGAGCATTCCCACCGACGGTACAACAGGAAAACTGACCGGCACCCGGCAACATGCTCCATTTCAATTTGAAAAAGAAATTGATAGCGCATCTCCCTATTTGTACAAAGCTGTCGCAACAGGCCAAACGTTAAAATCGGCAGAAATCCGGTGGTATTGCATCAGCGACGCGGGGCAAGAAGTTGAATATTTCAATATCCTGCTTGAAGAAGTCAAAGTGATATCGATTTCACCGGTGATGCACGATACCCGGGAATGTACGGGAACGGGCCACATGGAAAGCGTTGCCCTGCGCTATGAAAAGATCACCTGGAAGTATAGGGATGGAAATATTCAGTTCACCGACGCGTGGAATGAACGTGCAACCGCTTGA
- a CDS encoding molybdopterin-dependent oxidoreductase, whose protein sequence is MSEKSQRPKIIVEPDQRKQLVNIQRRLLLRSGLTLGAVSMLTGCNLQDGDEVDKVLWAMSRWNDRVQGWLFGGQKLAQTYRADQITTPFRFNAYYPEYNVPEIDIPNYRLEVSGLVQKKTSWTLEQLQRLPQESQITRLICIEGWSAIGQWKGVPLKTFLQHVGADLTAKYVGFKCDDRYYSSIDMATALHPQTILALDFGGKPLPPDFGYPLRLRMPTKLGFKNAKHIGAIFVTNTNPGGYWEDQGYNWFSGI, encoded by the coding sequence ATGAGTGAAAAATCACAACGGCCAAAAATCATTGTGGAACCCGACCAGCGCAAGCAACTGGTGAATATTCAGCGCCGTTTACTGCTGCGATCCGGGTTAACGCTCGGTGCGGTTTCTATGCTGACCGGCTGTAATTTGCAGGACGGTGACGAAGTCGACAAAGTGCTTTGGGCGATGTCGCGCTGGAATGACCGCGTACAGGGCTGGTTATTCGGCGGGCAGAAGCTGGCCCAAACTTACCGCGCCGACCAGATTACGACACCATTCCGTTTCAACGCGTATTACCCTGAATACAACGTGCCGGAAATCGACATCCCGAATTACCGGCTGGAAGTGTCCGGGCTGGTGCAAAAGAAAACCTCGTGGACGCTGGAACAGCTGCAACGCCTGCCGCAGGAAAGCCAGATCACCCGGCTGATTTGCATTGAAGGCTGGAGCGCCATCGGACAGTGGAAAGGCGTGCCACTTAAAACGTTTCTTCAGCACGTCGGGGCCGATCTGACCGCGAAATATGTCGGCTTCAAATGCGATGACCGTTATTACTCGAGCATTGATATGGCCACCGCGCTGCATCCGCAAACTATTCTGGCACTGGATTTCGGCGGCAAACCGTTGCCTCCGGATTTCGGGTATCCGCTGCGTCTGAGAATGCCCACCAAACTAGGGTTCAAAAACGCCAAACATATCGGCGCGATTTTCGTCACCAATACTAATCCGGGCGGTTACTGGGAAGATCAGGGTTATAACTGGTTTAGCGGGATTTGA
- the ompX gene encoding outer membrane protein OmpX codes for MKKIACLSALACVVALGVSSSAFAGTSTVSAGYAQGDAQGVVNKANGFNLKYRYEQDNNPLGVIGSFTYIQDDSNPTSGDYRKAEYYGITAGPAYRINDWVSAYGVIGLGYGKFQYNENVASTANRQKSDTSDYGFSYGAGLQFNPIQNVALDVSYEQSRIRSVDVGTWIAGVGYSF; via the coding sequence ATGAAAAAAATTGCATGTCTTTCCGCATTAGCTTGCGTCGTAGCACTGGGTGTTTCCTCTAGCGCATTCGCTGGTACCAGCACCGTTTCTGCTGGTTACGCACAGGGTGACGCACAAGGCGTTGTAAACAAAGCAAACGGCTTCAACCTGAAGTACCGTTACGAGCAAGATAACAACCCACTGGGCGTTATCGGCTCTTTCACCTACATTCAGGATGACAGCAACCCAACTTCCGGTGATTACCGTAAAGCAGAATACTACGGCATCACTGCCGGTCCTGCTTACCGCATCAACGACTGGGTTTCTGCTTACGGCGTAATCGGTCTGGGCTACGGTAAATTCCAGTACAACGAAAACGTAGCGTCTACCGCTAACCGTCAAAAATCAGACACCAGCGATTATGGTTTCTCTTACGGTGCTGGTCTGCAGTTCAACCCAATCCAGAACGTTGCTCTGGACGTTTCCTACGAACAGTCCCGCATCCGCAGTGTTGATGTTGGTACCTGGATCGCAGGCGTGGGTTACAGCTTCTAA